From a single Rhodopirellula islandica genomic region:
- a CDS encoding N-acetylglucosamine-6-phosphate deacetylase, which translates to MSHVDLQVNGYAGVDFNGDELSIEQVLDACRAMRSHQVDRCLGTVITDSMDAMCARIGRLVDAMEQDDEVANTVAGIHVEGPFLSPLDGYAGAHPKSEIRAANLEDAQRLVDAGRGHVRLVTLAPEQDSAGKTTNWLSDQGIIVAAGHTNATLKDLDVAMDSGLTMFTHLGNACPSEVPRHDNIVQRVLSRASRLAISFIADGFHIPMMALGNYLKCVPEQNIIIVSDAISAAGLGPGTYALAGQNVHVDDDGAAWAECRTHFAGCATSVQSMTEKLRQELGIDEARIQAWTQTNPARLLDGK; encoded by the coding sequence TTGAGCCACGTCGATCTGCAAGTCAACGGTTACGCGGGCGTGGATTTCAACGGCGATGAGTTGTCGATCGAGCAGGTTCTGGACGCCTGTCGAGCCATGCGATCGCATCAGGTGGATCGGTGCTTGGGCACGGTGATCACCGACTCGATGGACGCCATGTGCGCGCGCATCGGCCGCCTGGTGGACGCGATGGAACAGGATGACGAGGTTGCGAACACGGTCGCTGGAATCCATGTGGAAGGACCGTTCCTTTCCCCTTTGGATGGCTACGCCGGGGCGCATCCCAAATCCGAGATCCGTGCCGCGAATCTGGAGGACGCGCAGCGATTGGTGGATGCAGGCCGCGGGCATGTTCGATTGGTCACGTTGGCACCGGAGCAAGACTCCGCCGGCAAAACAACGAACTGGTTGAGTGATCAGGGAATCATCGTGGCGGCAGGGCACACCAACGCGACGTTGAAGGATTTGGATGTCGCGATGGATTCTGGGCTGACCATGTTCACTCACCTGGGCAACGCGTGTCCCTCGGAAGTGCCTCGTCACGACAACATTGTGCAGCGAGTTCTCTCACGTGCCTCGCGGTTGGCGATCAGCTTCATTGCCGATGGCTTTCACATTCCGATGATGGCGCTGGGCAACTATTTGAAGTGTGTGCCCGAACAGAACATCATCATCGTCAGTGATGCGATCAGTGCGGCTGGGTTGGGGCCTGGGACGTATGCCTTGGCCGGTCAAAACGTGCACGTGGATGATGACGGTGCGGCGTGGGCCGAGTGCCGCACACACTTCGCTGGGTGCGCGACATCCGTTCAAAGCATGACGGAAAAGCTCCGCCAAGAATTGGGCATCGACGAAGCCCGCATCCAGGCTTGGACCCAGACCAATCCGGCGCGATTGCTAGACGGAAAGTAG
- a CDS encoding glucosamine-6-phosphate deaminase produces the protein MLNKILAADRFEMGLWVGRNAADSIRMALNEYGHANIVVATGASQFEVLSSLAEQPGIDWSKVTGFHLDEYVGISPDHPASFCKYLRERFVEKVSPGEFHFLRGDHDPVETMKRVGDLLRQTRIDVSLVGIGENAHLAFNDPPANFTTTDPYLLVDLDQRCREQQVGEGWFSSLEEVPTQAISMSVQQILKSRQIFCSVPDAQKAEAVAKTLSVVNDPMVPASALHQHPNATLIIDIASSADLDRDTRNSMEPGN, from the coding sequence ATGTTGAACAAGATCCTAGCCGCTGACCGCTTCGAAATGGGGCTGTGGGTGGGCCGAAATGCCGCCGATTCCATCCGAATGGCACTGAACGAGTACGGTCATGCCAATATCGTTGTGGCGACCGGTGCGTCCCAGTTTGAAGTTTTGTCGTCTCTGGCAGAACAACCAGGCATCGATTGGTCCAAAGTGACCGGTTTCCATCTCGACGAGTATGTTGGGATATCGCCGGATCATCCCGCTTCGTTTTGCAAATACCTTCGCGAACGCTTTGTCGAAAAGGTTTCGCCAGGTGAGTTTCATTTTCTTCGTGGGGATCACGACCCGGTGGAAACGATGAAGCGTGTGGGCGATTTGCTTCGTCAAACACGCATCGACGTGTCCTTGGTGGGAATCGGTGAGAACGCGCATCTGGCGTTCAACGATCCGCCCGCCAACTTCACCACCACCGACCCGTATCTTTTGGTGGACTTGGACCAACGGTGTCGCGAGCAACAGGTCGGCGAAGGTTGGTTCTCGTCTCTCGAGGAAGTGCCGACGCAAGCGATCAGCATGTCGGTTCAGCAGATCCTGAAGTCACGTCAGATCTTCTGTTCCGTGCCCGACGCTCAAAAGGCCGAAGCGGTTGCGAAAACATTGTCGGTGGTCAACGACCCCATGGTTCCGGCTTCGGCACTGCATCAGCATCCCAATGCGACTCTGATCATTGACATCGCGTCGTCCGCTGATCTGGATCGCGACACTCGCAATTCGATGGAGCCTGGCAATTGA
- a CDS encoding NRAMP family divalent metal transporter, producing the protein MTQPVAVNESGWKRYRRIGPAIVVAAVVLGPGSIVSASRVACGEGFDLLWIVPLAGILMIGMTAASMTIGVCKEKTLCGLVADRFGRWAAWVVGLSLLIAITLFQASNNNAMWMAVSGFIGHETVDKWSTLGRASGLLLFNGAIIALVWLGRRDLYRWIERAMAFLVGAMVLSFGASMFASAPDWSEVIGGLIPRLPTPDTTTTLPTEAEAVASSDNASIAWMSMAALVATTFSVAGAFYQSYQVKEKGWKRDNLSTGLVDVFVGISSLALITGMIYVTAATALHGNIAPKDLTDASVVALSLEPLFGSWARIVFSIGIFAGAASSFLVNALIGGVVFCDAIGTDCRVSSQPVRRATIAALLAGWAVASLAALTDVDLVSFIVIAQSLTVLCFPLLAGVIVWQLHTLDRHDVAWPIRVLAWIGLAVVIALSLKTLSGLI; encoded by the coding sequence GTGACACAGCCGGTAGCAGTAAACGAGAGTGGTTGGAAACGATATCGTCGAATTGGCCCCGCGATTGTGGTCGCGGCCGTCGTCCTCGGCCCCGGAAGCATCGTCAGCGCCAGCCGTGTGGCGTGCGGCGAAGGCTTTGATCTGCTGTGGATCGTGCCTCTGGCCGGCATTTTGATGATCGGAATGACCGCTGCCTCGATGACCATCGGCGTTTGCAAAGAAAAAACACTGTGCGGCCTGGTCGCCGATCGTTTTGGACGCTGGGCCGCATGGGTCGTCGGGTTATCCCTGCTGATTGCGATCACGTTGTTTCAAGCCTCCAACAACAATGCGATGTGGATGGCGGTCAGTGGTTTCATTGGCCACGAAACAGTGGACAAATGGTCAACGCTCGGCCGTGCATCGGGATTGCTGCTGTTCAACGGAGCCATCATTGCATTGGTGTGGCTCGGCCGCCGCGACCTGTATCGCTGGATCGAACGAGCGATGGCGTTCCTCGTCGGTGCAATGGTTCTCTCGTTTGGAGCCAGCATGTTTGCATCGGCACCGGATTGGAGCGAAGTCATCGGCGGACTGATCCCCCGTTTGCCGACCCCGGACACAACCACCACGCTGCCAACCGAAGCCGAAGCGGTGGCCAGTTCCGACAACGCTTCGATCGCCTGGATGAGCATGGCAGCGCTCGTCGCCACAACGTTCTCCGTTGCCGGTGCGTTTTACCAGTCCTACCAGGTCAAAGAAAAAGGCTGGAAACGCGACAACCTCTCGACTGGTTTGGTCGACGTGTTTGTGGGCATTTCTTCCTTGGCCCTGATCACGGGGATGATCTACGTCACCGCCGCAACAGCCCTGCACGGCAACATCGCCCCCAAGGATCTGACCGACGCGTCCGTCGTCGCCTTGTCACTCGAACCGCTGTTCGGTTCCTGGGCCCGGATCGTTTTCTCCATCGGAATCTTCGCCGGTGCGGCCAGTTCGTTCCTGGTCAACGCGTTGATCGGCGGCGTCGTCTTCTGCGACGCGATCGGAACGGATTGTCGAGTATCCTCTCAACCGGTCCGGCGAGCCACCATTGCAGCGTTGCTCGCTGGATGGGCAGTTGCCAGCCTGGCCGCGTTGACCGATGTCGATCTGGTCAGCTTCATCGTCATCGCCCAGTCTCTGACCGTGCTTTGCTTTCCTTTGCTTGCCGGCGTGATCGTTTGGCAGTTGCACACCTTGGACCGTCACGATGTCGCCTGGCCCATCCGAGTGCTCGCCTGGATCGGCTTGGCCGTCGTGATCGCCCTGTCCCTGAAAACGCTCAGCGGGTTGATCTGA